A region from the Arachis ipaensis cultivar K30076 chromosome B01, Araip1.1, whole genome shotgun sequence genome encodes:
- the LOC107636261 gene encoding glucan endo-1,3-beta-glucosidase 1-like isoform X2 encodes MAISKLTRTNTLLFFFFFFLFCTELPTPSLAQENQSEQPYVGVNVGTDVSNLLPPSQLVSFLQLQKITHIRIYDANPDILKALSRTKIRVIISVPNNQLLAIGSSNTTAASWIDRNVVSFYPDTLITAISVGDEVLTTVPSSAPLILPAIQSLYSALVASNLHQHIKISTPHAASIILDPFPPSQAFFNQSFSSVIVPLLQFLSKTGSPLMMNLYPYYVFMQNKGVVPIDNALFKPLTPSKEMVDPNTLLHYTNVLDAMVDAAYFSMKNLNITDVVVLVTETGWPSKGDSKEPYATKDNADTYNSNLISHILGHGGTPLHPETTSSVYIYELFNEDLRSPPVSEANWGLFYGNTTPAYLLHVSGIGTFMANDTTNQTYCIAMDGFDTKTLQAALDWACGPGRANCSEIQPGESCYQPNNVKSHASYAFDSYFQKEGKAPGTCDFKGVAMITTTDPTRK; translated from the exons ATGGCAATTTCTAAGCTCACTCGCACTAacacccttctcttcttcttcttcttcttccttttctgcaCTGAACTACCAACACCATCACTGG CTCAGGAAAACCAAAGCGAGCAGCCATACGTGGGAGTCAACGTTGGCACGGACGTCTCCAACCTTCTACCGCCATCGCAACTGGTTTCGTTTCTTCAGCTTCAGAAGATAACGCACATAAGAATCTACGATGCAAACCCAGACATACTCAAAGCACTCTCACGCACCAAGATTCGCGTCATCATCAGCGTCCCCAACAACCAGCTCCTCGCCATTGGCTCTTCCAACACCACCGCCGCCTCATGGATCGACCGGAACGTCGTCTCTTTCTACCCGGACACACTCATCACCGCCATTTCTGTCGGCGACGAAGTTCTAACCACCGTCCCCTCCTCCGCCCCTCTCATCCTCCCCGCCATTCAGTCCCTCTACAGCGCCCTCGTCGCCTCCAACCTCCACCAGCACATCAAGATTTCAACCCCTCACGCCGCTTCCATTATCCTCGACCCTTTTCCTCCTTCTCAGGCTTTCTTCAACCAGAGCTTCTCCTCTGTCATCGTCCCTCTCcttcagtttctctccaaaacCGGCTCCCCCTTGATGATGAACCTTTACCCTTACTACGTCTTCATGCAGAACAAGGGTGTGGTTCCAATCGACAATGCTCTCTTCAAACCCTTGACTCCTTCTAAGGAAATGGTTGACCCCAACACCTTGCTTCACTACACCAATGTCCTTGATGCCATGGTCGATGCTGCTTATTTCTCAATGAAGAACCTTAACATCACTGATGTCGTGGTCCTTGTTACCGAAACAGGGTGGCCTTCAAAGGGTGATTCCAAAGAGCCTTATGCTACCAAGGACAATGCAGACACCTACAATTCAAACTTGATTAGCCATATTTTGGGTCACGGCGGAACCCCTCTACATCCGGAAACAACTTCCAGTGTGTATATCTACGAGCTGTTCAATGAGGACCTGAGGTCGCCGCCGGTCTCGGAGGCGAATTGGGGACTCTTTTATGGAAACACCACGCCGGCGTATCTGCTTCATGTCTCCGGGATTGGCACCTTTATGGCCAATGATACTACCAATCAGACATACTGCATTGCCATGGATGGTTTTGATACCAAGACTTTGCAGGCTGCACTTGATTGGGCTTGTGGGCCGGGCCGGGCTAATTGCTCCGAGATTCAGCCCGGTGAGAGTTGTTATCAGCCTAACAATGTGAAGAGCCATGCTTCTTATGCCTTTGATAGCTATTTCCAGAAGGAAGGGAAGGCTCCTGGGACTTGTGATTTCAAAGGTGTAGCTATGATCACTACAACAGATCCCA CAAGAAAGTGA
- the LOC107636252 gene encoding 5'-adenylylsulfate reductase 3, chloroplastic has protein sequence MALSLAAAPSSCSSSTAISTCSFPCSDSKAPQIGSIRILERPQPRPNGVLNLSQKQRLLKPLNAEPNRNDSIVPLAATIVASEVTHTEEEDYERLAFDLENASPLEIMDKALQRFGNDIAIAFSGAEDVALIEYAHLTGRPFRVFSLDTGRLNPETYRLFDAVEKHYGIHIEYMFPDAVEVQALVRSKGLFSFYEDGHQECCRVRKVRPLRRALKGLKAWITGQRKDQSPGTRSEIPVVQVDPVFEGLDGGIGSLVKWNPVANVKGHDIWNFLRTMNVPVNSLHSQGYISIGCEPCTRAVLPGQHEREGRWWWEDAKAKECGLHKGNLKQDDAAQLNGVANANDTSTVVDIFNTPNVINLSRTGIENLAKMEIRKEPWLLVLYAPWCPFCQAMEESYIDLAEKLSGSGVKVGKFNADGDQKAFAKRELQLGSFPTILFFPKYSSRPIKYTSEKRDVDSLMAFVNALR, from the exons ATGGCCCTCTCTCTTGCTGCTGctccttcttcttgttcttcttccacTGCCATTTCTACTTGTTCCTTTCCATGCTCTGACTCCAaag CTCCGCAAATCGGTTCGATTAGGATTTTGGAGAGGCCTCAACCACGCCCCAATGGTGTTCTTAATTTGTCCCAAAAACAGAGATTGCTGAAACCCCTCAACGCTGAACCTAATCGCAATGACTCTATTGTCCCTCTCGCTGCAACTATCGTTGCTTCCG AGGTTACCCACACTGAAGAGGAGGATTATGAACGATTGGCATTCGACCTTGAGAATGCTTCTCCTCTTGAAATAATGGATAAAGCCCTCCAAAGATTTGGCAATGATATTGCTATTGCCTTCAG TGGTGCTGAAGATGTTGCTTTGATTGAGTATGCGCATTTGACGGGTCGACCCTTTAGGGTGTTCAGTCTTGACACTGGCAGACTCAACCCAGAAACTTACAGATTATTTGATGCTGTTGAGAAGCATTACGGAATCCACATCGAGTACATGTTCCCTGACGCAGTTGAGGTTCAGGCCCTGGTGAGAAGCAAGGGGCTCTTCTCATTCTATGAGGATGGGCATCAAGAGTGCTGCAGAGTGAGGAAGGTGAGGCCCTTAAGGAGGGCTCTCAAGGGCCTTAAAGCATGGATAACTGGGCAGAGAAAAGATCAGTCACCGGGTACTCGGTCTGAAATACCTGTTGTTCAGGTTGATCCTGTTTTCGAGGGATTGGATGGTGGAATTGGCAGCCTTGTAAAGTGGAACCCTGTTGCAAATGTCAAAGGGCATGACATATGGAACTTCCTTAGGACCATGAATGTGCCTGTTAATTCCTTGCATTCACAAGGGTATATTTCCATTGGCTGTGAGCCGTGCACAAGGGCAGTTTTACCCGGACAGCATGAAAGGGAGGGGAGGTGGTGGTGGGAGGATGCCAAAGCTAAAGAGTGTGGTCTTCACAAAGGAAATTTGAAACAGGATGATGCTGCCCAGCTTAATGGAGTTGCCAATGCAAATGACACTTCCACTGTTGTTGACATTTTCAACACCCCAAATGTGATCAACTTGAGCAGGACTGGAATTGAGAATTTGGCAAAAATGGAGATCCGTAAAGAGCCGTGGCTTCTTGTGCTTTATGCGCCATGGTGCCCCTTCTGCCAG GCTATGGAGGAGTCTTATATTGATTTGGCAGAGAAATTATCAGGATCAGGGGTGAAGGTTGGAAAATTCAATGCAGATGGAGACCAGAAAGCATTTGCAAAGCGTGAACTGCAGTTAGGAAGCTTCCCTACAATATTATTTTTCCCCAAGTATTCATCTCGGCCAATAAAGTATACCTCGGAGAAAAGAGATGTTGATTCGTTGATGGCATTCGTCAATGCCTTGCGATGA
- the LOC107612834 gene encoding uncharacterized protein LOC107612834 — protein MASAIIKLDFQKAYDKVKWNFVDIVLEKMGFGRRWRAWVTEYVLNRMIGEAVRNRRISPLLVGKDNIELSHLQFADDTILFCPPEEEIVRNYKRILRCFEVMSGLSINFEKFSLIPVNCSQKWVDRMCGLLGYQAAALPVKYLGINLGANPRLVKTWKPVIDKVEEKLSLWKAKILSKAGKLVLIKSVINSLPIYYLSLYKMPVAVAKKLISLQRRFFWGKDDGRAGLALVKWELIQAPKKLGGLGVGDAMIHNTALLFKWWWRFSKEDCPLWKKVVCSCNNLNLSQLLSTQVLLGKGDP, from the exons atggCGTCAGCAATCATCAAATTGGACTTCCAAAAAGCCTATGACAAAGTCAAGTGGAACTTTGTTGATATCGTGCTAGAAAAGATGGGCTTCGGCAGAAGATGGAGAGCATGGGTTACAGAGT ATGTGTTGAATAGGATGATTGGGGAGGCGGTAAGAAATAGGAGAATCTCCCCTCTTTTAGTCGGAAAGGATAATATAGAGTTATCGCATCTGCAATTTGCTGATGACACCATATTGTTCTGTCCACCGGAGGAGGAAATAGTGAGAAATTACAAGAGAATATTGAGGTGTTTTGAAGTGATGTCCGGTTTGAGCATTAACTTTGAGAAATTTAGCTTGATTCCGGTAAATTGCAGTCAGAAGTGGGTGGATCGGATGTGCGGGTTACTAGGGTACCAGGCGGCAGCTCTACCGGTGAAGTATTTGGGTATTAACCTAGGAGCAAACCCAAGACTGGTAAAAACATGGAAGCCGGTTATCGATAAAGTAGAGGAGAAACTTAGTTTATGGAAAGCAAAGATTCTCAGTAAAGCAGGGAAGTTGGTCCTCATTAAGTCTGTTATCAATAGCCTACCTATCTACTATCTGAGTTTGTATAAAATGCCAGTTGCGGTagcgaaaaaattaatttcattgCAACGGAGGTTCTTTTGGGGGAAGGACGATGGAAGAGCTGGGTTGGCCCTTGTAAAGTGGGAGTTGATACAAGCACCGAAGAAACTAGGAGGGCTAGGAGTGGGAGATGCCATGATTCACAACACCGCCTTattgttcaagtggtggtggagatTCTCTAAGGAAGACTGTccattatggaagaaggttgtGTGCTCGTGCAATAATCTGAACCTGAGCCAGTTGCTATCTACTCAAGTTTTACTAGGAAAAGGGGACCCGTAG
- the LOC107636261 gene encoding glucan endo-1,3-beta-glucosidase 1-like isoform X1 produces the protein MAISKLTRTNTLLFFFFFFLFCTELPTPSLAQENQSEQPYVGVNVGTDVSNLLPPSQLVSFLQLQKITHIRIYDANPDILKALSRTKIRVIISVPNNQLLAIGSSNTTAASWIDRNVVSFYPDTLITAISVGDEVLTTVPSSAPLILPAIQSLYSALVASNLHQHIKISTPHAASIILDPFPPSQAFFNQSFSSVIVPLLQFLSKTGSPLMMNLYPYYVFMQNKGVVPIDNALFKPLTPSKEMVDPNTLLHYTNVLDAMVDAAYFSMKNLNITDVVVLVTETGWPSKGDSKEPYATKDNADTYNSNLISHILGHGGTPLHPETTSSVYIYELFNEDLRSPPVSEANWGLFYGNTTPAYLLHVSGIGTFMANDTTNQTYCIAMDGFDTKTLQAALDWACGPGRANCSEIQPGESCYQPNNVKSHASYAFDSYFQKEGKAPGTCDFKGVAMITTTDPSHGSCIFPGSKKVSNKTKDVVNSTQSSSAGEKLLRCRTFSFLKISAFSNILHIFLAAYFPIFLLVLL, from the exons ATGGCAATTTCTAAGCTCACTCGCACTAacacccttctcttcttcttcttcttcttccttttctgcaCTGAACTACCAACACCATCACTGG CTCAGGAAAACCAAAGCGAGCAGCCATACGTGGGAGTCAACGTTGGCACGGACGTCTCCAACCTTCTACCGCCATCGCAACTGGTTTCGTTTCTTCAGCTTCAGAAGATAACGCACATAAGAATCTACGATGCAAACCCAGACATACTCAAAGCACTCTCACGCACCAAGATTCGCGTCATCATCAGCGTCCCCAACAACCAGCTCCTCGCCATTGGCTCTTCCAACACCACCGCCGCCTCATGGATCGACCGGAACGTCGTCTCTTTCTACCCGGACACACTCATCACCGCCATTTCTGTCGGCGACGAAGTTCTAACCACCGTCCCCTCCTCCGCCCCTCTCATCCTCCCCGCCATTCAGTCCCTCTACAGCGCCCTCGTCGCCTCCAACCTCCACCAGCACATCAAGATTTCAACCCCTCACGCCGCTTCCATTATCCTCGACCCTTTTCCTCCTTCTCAGGCTTTCTTCAACCAGAGCTTCTCCTCTGTCATCGTCCCTCTCcttcagtttctctccaaaacCGGCTCCCCCTTGATGATGAACCTTTACCCTTACTACGTCTTCATGCAGAACAAGGGTGTGGTTCCAATCGACAATGCTCTCTTCAAACCCTTGACTCCTTCTAAGGAAATGGTTGACCCCAACACCTTGCTTCACTACACCAATGTCCTTGATGCCATGGTCGATGCTGCTTATTTCTCAATGAAGAACCTTAACATCACTGATGTCGTGGTCCTTGTTACCGAAACAGGGTGGCCTTCAAAGGGTGATTCCAAAGAGCCTTATGCTACCAAGGACAATGCAGACACCTACAATTCAAACTTGATTAGCCATATTTTGGGTCACGGCGGAACCCCTCTACATCCGGAAACAACTTCCAGTGTGTATATCTACGAGCTGTTCAATGAGGACCTGAGGTCGCCGCCGGTCTCGGAGGCGAATTGGGGACTCTTTTATGGAAACACCACGCCGGCGTATCTGCTTCATGTCTCCGGGATTGGCACCTTTATGGCCAATGATACTACCAATCAGACATACTGCATTGCCATGGATGGTTTTGATACCAAGACTTTGCAGGCTGCACTTGATTGGGCTTGTGGGCCGGGCCGGGCTAATTGCTCCGAGATTCAGCCCGGTGAGAGTTGTTATCAGCCTAACAATGTGAAGAGCCATGCTTCTTATGCCTTTGATAGCTATTTCCAGAAGGAAGGGAAGGCTCCTGGGACTTGTGATTTCAAAGGTGTAGCTATGATCACTACAACAGATCCCA GTCACGGGAGCTGTATATTTCCAGGAAG CAAGAAAGTGAGCAACAAGACAAAGGATGTGGTGAACTCTACTCAATCAAGCAGTGCTGGGGAGAAGTTATTGAGGTGCAGAACATTCAGCTTCCTTAAAATAAGTGCTTTTAGCAACATTTTGCACATTTTCTTAGCTGCATATTTCCCTATTTTTTTGTTAGTCCTTTTGTGA
- the LOC107612815 gene encoding uncharacterized protein LOC107612815 produces the protein MVLQDTVKYDCFTIGSDEDLQFDDPEDDDVEPDMIADDSGDDIRTSDPGGAAGGSSSGTRQYPPHFSALDLDAMRADASVNIKVLLNATAAHFGFRPTYRRVWLAKQKAVAIIYGDWDESYNELPKWVLGVQLTMPGTVTVLRTNPVRVGGQLDESQAYFHRLFWTFPPCVEAFRHCKLLVSIDGTHLYGKHNGIKAALEAPNGGWQPPASYWAFCIRHVAANFALTFKGKDARRLLVNAAYAKTEVEFDYWFDILRSENPAMCDWANRIEYSLWTQYCDEGRRFGHMTTNIPECVNSILKGVRNLPVCLLVKATYGRLAELFVRKGREAEAQLGTRQQFSQYLVKCIEANLKTARCFTVTVYDRDNSEYTVTETTPTGSFSLGSYRVSLSSQTCDCGYFQALHFPCPHALACCAYSRVTWQPYVHQVYRLSSVFSVYRMGFTPPIPEGFWPPYDGPTVIPDPNKRRAREGRLRSTQIRTNMDEADPNWPKRCGLCRQPGHTRRSCPQAGGSSHTGRNE, from the exons ATGGTGCTCCAAGATACCGTGAAGTACGATTGTTTCACGATTGgcagtgatgaggacttgcag TTTGATGATCCAGAGGACGATGATGTTGAGCCAGATATGATTGCTGATGACAGTGGCGATGATATCAGAACGAGTGACCCGGGAGGGGCTGcaggtggttctagctctggcacacgGCAGTACCCTCCACATTTTTCAGCATTGgacctggatgccatgag ggcggATGCATCTGTTAacatcaaggtgctcctaaatgccacggcCGCACACTTTGGGTTCAGGCCGACGTACAGGAGGGTCTGGCTGGCCAAGCAGAAGGCTGTTGCCATCATctatggtgactgggatgagtcatacaacgagctccCGAAGTGGGTGTTAGGAGTCCAGCTGACCATGCCTGGAACTGTTACAGTCCTTAGGACTAACCCTGTTCGAGTTGGGGGACAGCTGGATGAGTCTCAAGCTTATTTTCACAGGCTGTTCTGGACGTTCCCACCTTGTGTagaggcattccgtcattgcaagctGTTGGTGAGTATCGACGGCACCCATCTATATGGCAA gcataacggcatcaaggccgcGCTTGAGGCTCCCAACGGGGGGTGGCAACCTCCAGCTTCATACTgggcattctgcattcgacacgtaGCAGCAAACTTCGCCCtcaccttcaagggcaaagacgctCGGAGGCTTCTTGTGAACGCCGCATATGCGAAGACCGAGGTCGAGTTCGATTACTGGTTTGACATTCTGCGCTCTGAAAATCCGGCGATGTGTGACTGGGCGAACCGAATTGAGTATTCATTGTGGACACAGTATTGTGATGAGGGGCGCAGATTCGGGCACATGACGACCAATATCCccgagtgtgtgaactcaatcctcAAGGGAGTCAGGAACCTCCCTGTGTGCTTGCTAGTGAAGGCCACATACGGAAGGCTGGCCGAACTATTTGTCCGCAAGGGGAGAGAGGCCGAGGCCCAGCTAGGCACCAGACAACAATTTAGTCAATACCTGGTGAAGTGTATCGAGGCCAATTTGAAGACGGCGAGGTGCTTCACCGTTACTGTATACGACAGGGATAACTCGGAGTACACCGTGACAGAGACAACTCCGACTGGTTCGTTCTCACTGGGTAGCTACAGGGTCTCACTTAGTTCTCAGACATGTGACTGTGGATACTTTCAGGCACTTCATTTCCCGTGTCCGCACGCGTTGGCATGCTGTGCCTACTCACGGGTTACTTGGCAGCCATACGTGCACCAGGTGTATCGTCTTAGTTCGGTCTTCAGTGTCTATCGGATGGgattcacacctcccattccagAGGGTTTCTGGCCACCATATGACGGGCCGACCGTGATACCGGACCCTAACAAGAGGCGTGCAAGGGAGGGTCGTCTCAGGTCCACTCAGATACGAACCAATATGGATGAGGCAGATCCGAACTGGCCTAAGAGATGTGGCCTGTGTCGGCAACCCGGACACACTCGTCGGAGTTGCCCACAGGCTGGAGGGTCCAGCCATACAGGGAGAAATGAATAG